The DNA sequence GTCACCAATTAAGTATGGATGATGCGAATGTACTATATCAGGTTGAAATGCCTTCAATTGCTCGGAAAAGATTCCAGGAATAGGCAATTGCACAGAAAAATCAGTTTCGTTAAAATTCTGGATAGCCGGGACACGAATTACATCTTTTTCTTCTCTCGGCATATTCCTGAACGTAGGAGCAACTATCACCACTCTATGACCGCGTTTACGGTATTCGTTGGTAAACATCTCTACCGATCGTTCCACGCCACCTATAAAGGGCTTGTAGGTATTTGTCATCATGAGAATATTCATACATTACTCCATGGGTATTAATTCTACAGATCTCATTCCAGATTGAGAGGCTATTGGCCGATACCCAGCAAGCCGGATTTCAACGACAGGCTCTTCTTTATGCCAGACTCCATCCCAATTAACGGTGGCTTTTCTTTGATCGCAATGAATCAAAATCGAGATACTACCGAAAGAAGTTGGGGCAGGGCCAAAAGAAAGGGATGTCTGTTGATTGGACCACTGCCGGGGGATACCAGAACAAAGAATGAGTCGTTTTTCTCCTTCCTCCCGCACAAAACAATTCCTTACCATAAGTATCCATTCAGCGGCAGCCCAAACATGTTGTCCATCGCCCATACATCCTCCACGGGTACGGGGATGAATTGCCTCAGGCCATTGACCAGTTGATGTTGCCAAGGCTGCTATCGTGCTCATTAAATGAAAAAAACGGTAGTCATCAGCTCGCAATAGTACTTGGGCAATATGTAACGTAAGATAAGGATTAATGCCAGAGTGGATCATGTCATGGAAAAAGCCGCCGTCAACAAGACATTCTCTGATAAGATATTCTACGGTATTTAATAAACGGGAATCATGTGGTTCCCATAGCTGCAGTGGATATCCGACAGCTAATGAACCGATTGATCCGCTGTCCATCCGCCGGTATGGAGAGGCTGGCATTGAAGAACAACCTATACGTTTGGCTGCAATTTGTAAACTACGTTCAATAGAACTCAGCAAAGAATCAGCCTCCTGACGAAATTCTTCGGCAACCTTATACTCATGAAAGGAATCCATCAAATGTGCGGCTGCTCTTAGCCCTGAAACACTCCAGAAATCGTCCCAATAATAGTAATCACTAGGACCAAGATGCTCAGCACTAAAACCCGGTGGAAGTAATCCTGCATGGGGAGCGTTTATATGTACAGAAAGACGTTTCCTGTGAATCCACCTGCCTGCATGCCGGATAGCATTTTGCCATGTTGATTTAGGCTTTTTGCCGGTCAACTCACAAAACCGATGCATAACCCATAAAACCTGACCATTGGAATCCCATTCCCCTTCCTGAGACCGAAAATATCCCAGAGTAGTCTGATAAGAAGGAAACAGATCAAGAATCTTCTCTGCACGATCCGTTAACCCGGTACACAGCATTGCATGTAAAATAAAAGCTGCATCCCGAAACCAGAAACGTTTATACGTATATGGTCCTGCATAGACGGTATCAGGTGAATGAAGAATAAGTGTCCTTAAAGCAGACTGATAAAGAAACTGGAATCTTTTATCAGGAATACAAAGTCCACAAGCTTCCTGAATATTTTGCTTCCAATGTGTAAAATGAGGTGATTTTGTTGGCGCAAATAAATGCTTTTTTTCTATTTTCAGTGGTACATCAACCGTAATCCTTCTTGTGCCGCCTGATTGAATTTTAAAAAGCGCTGCTGCTGTGGCCATACCAACATCACACGTCACTTCATGCCTCTTGTCCTCAGACAAAATATTTTGGTAAACATCACCCGTACGATAATGAGAAAACGCCCATCGGTCAGGAAGAATGCCAAAAAAGACATTATGCTCACGGTTAATCCTCCAACCCTTTTTATCGGGAAGGATAACAACATCATGAATAAAGCTTATTCCTTCTGGGTTATATGGACGCAAGGAGACAACAATCCATCCTTGAGAATCTGCATAACCAGTAAGGGAGATCCGGCATACTGGAACTTCAGTATCTGAAATAACCTCGACTTTTGATTCAAGGGTTATCTTCCCTAAAGCAGTATTTGTTACTACAACAAGATTTCCTTCAAACAGTAAATCCTGGGATCCAGAGGGTAAACGCGATGGTAAAAGAGCCTGTTTATCCTCTGTGACTATCCAACTATCCAATGACCATCCGTCAAAAAATGGTGTAACCAGCCCACGAGGATCAATAATCGGTATTTCAGGAAAATCAGGTATGCCTACTGCGGTCCAATTCCTATGAGTGAGATTGATATGAGTAAAAGAAAATGCCCTGGGGATGAAGGATTCATTTTTGGGATCAAACTGCTGCTCTACCCAGTAAGGCCAAATCCAATCGAGATTATGCTGTATTGCCTGACTGTTTATCAAGCCTCGTGCATGCAATACTGCACCTGCACGCAAAAGCTCCACGGGAACCGTGACTTCGGAAGGCTGAGCAAAAAGACTGAGACGGGAAAGTATCAAAAGCGGATCCAGGAAGCCTTGCGATTGCGCCCAATGTTTTATGATAAATCTCCACGGTAACCACTTCAGCCACATATTTTCTTGCGTTCCTCATATCTTTTCCGTACTTCTTATGATAAACTTCTATTCAGGTAAACTGATACACTTGAAATAAAAATATCACAAATTACAACAACATTTCTATAAAACATGAGAGCTTTACTCCTTAGTATTCATTTAACATGCAGAATATTTTTAAGTCAAGCAATTAATATAAAATACCCCCTTAAAAGCACAAACAAATTAAGGGTTTAACCGTCGACTGGGAATAAGTTTGTTCTGAAACAGTAGAGGAAAAAAACGGTGAGAAAAACGTATCAAGGCAGATAAGGAATTCATGAAGGTTAATCCCCATATACATACCTTTTGGATCACTTATACTTTTTAATACCTGGCGTAATTTATCACGCCCGGTTGTGGAAAGATGTCTAAGTCCTGGGAGTTTCTGGAGATGATGCTTAAGGACGGAGATTGAGATTTGAATCAACCCTTGTAAAAATAGTTTACAATCTCCTTCTGCTCTCTTCCATAATCCTTCCCATACCTCACCAGCTTCCCACCAATATGAAAAATTATAAAGATCAACACCGTAAAGGTAATCCTCCGCCTTACGCCATGTTTCCGGGAGTTGAATATTTATCCTGGTATCTTCTTGCAAACCGTAACTATGGCCACGAGGGTCATAGAATGGATGTGGAGTAATTCCCGGTATATGCCGATAGGCAGGAAAGGAACGTTGCGGACAATAGCGCACGCAAGCAGGATCAAATGGTTGAGGTTGTCTTATACTATATTTCATCGCAGAACCTGTGGTGTGTGGTAGATGCTATGGCGGATTCGCTATCGCTTAATCAGCCCTACCGCAAACCCGCTTGCTTTTTGTAAATCTTATTGAATCTATCCAAATAAGGACAAAGCTGCCCTTTCTACTGCAACGCAGCAAACACATAAATTTGTGTGAATTATATAATCATTTACCGCAAAAAGCAATTTTGAATCAGGGGAAGGGGGATTATTTTAGTATGAGAATGGATTGCTGGGCTATTTCCATAATCTTCGATGGAAAGATACCCAGATGCAGAGTACCGATAACTGATAGAACTATAGCAACAACAATCAAGGGAGAGAGAGTAAGGGGATTAAAGTCTCTGGTAGGTTCTTTCATATACATAATAACCATAATTCGCAGGTAATAAAAAACGGAAATGACAGAGTTTATCACACCAATAACAGCTAGCCCAATATACCCTGATTTTATGGCAGCACTGAAGATATAAAACTTTCCCACAAAGCCAGCAGTAGGTGGAATACCTGCCATGGAAAGCATAAAGAGCGACATAGCCACGGCTAAACCAGGGTGTTTGAATCCTAATCCTGCAAAATCATGAATCTGTAGAAACTCATCACCTTTTTGACTTACTATAATGACAACAGCAAGCGCCCCAATGTTCATAAACGTGTAAGCCAGGATATAGAACAATACACTAGACACACCCATATCGTTTGCAGCTACAAGTGCAATGAGAAGATAGCCTGCATGGGCAATACTGGAATACGCCAGCATACGTTTCAAGTTTGTTTGGGCAATAGCAACAACATTGCCGACAGTCATAGTCAACAATGCAAGGACATAAATAATCTTTTGCCATTCATAATGAGTAGATCCAAAAGCTGTCATAAGGATGCGTAAAAAGGCAGCGAAGGCAGCAGCCTTCGGTCCTACGGACATAAAGGCTGTTATGGTTGTAGGCGCACCCTCATAAACATCAGGCACCCATGCGTGAAACGGCACAGAAGCAACTTTGAACCCAAGCCCAATGATTATTAATGCCATTCCCATAAGCAGCAAAGGATTTGAAATACTACCTTTATCTGCAATGAAGCCGGCGATTTGTTTCAGGTTAATAGCGCCTGTGGAACCATAAACAAGAGAAATACCGTACAACAAAAAGCCTGTGGCAAAGGCACCCAGTAAGAAATATTTTAAAGATGCCTCATTTGAAATGAGCTTTGAGCGTTTAAACCCTGTCAGGATATAAATACTAATAGACATGACCTCAAGTCCGATATAGATATTTAACAGGTCTGCACCGGATGCCATGAGCATCATGCCTATTGTTGAGAATAAGATTAATGCATAATATTCTCCATGGTTAATCTCTTCGCGTTTTATGTAACTGTGCGAGATTAAGATAACAAGTCCTGTGCTAAGGAGAAAGATGAAGTTAAAAAATAGAGAATAATTATCGATTACAAAAGATTCATTAAATGAAAATAAAGTCGTTCCGGTAGAATTTCTCGCTAAGATAGCTGCTACGATAATCCCCATGAGGGATAGATAAGCCAAAAGATTTTTTTCTCCCAATTTCCTTGAGGATAATATATCCACAATGAGAACAATCATGCCGAAACCTGCCAAAGTCAGGATTGGTAGAATACTGAGAATATTGAACGTCATTATCGAGACATTTGCCATATACCTTTACCTTATATAAGCCCTTTTATATCTGGGTCTTTACCATAGCGAGAAACTTACATAGAAACCACAAAAGAATAAAGAACACAAAGAAATCAGTCTACCATTCTGTTTTGGTTTCAGAAATTATATCAATCTTTGGCACAATATTTTGCTGTAATTGTTCAACTCTTTTCTGTCTTTGAGTATTAGACACAACGTTTGCCTTCTCTCCTACCTGTTTTAAAAGATGATTTACGGATGCATCCATCTTTCTCAAGAAAGAATTAGGATAGATACCAATCCAAAAAATCAGGAAGACAATGGGAAGCAGGATAGCAAATTCACGCTTATTCATATCTTTTAGTGTCTTGTTCTCTTCGTGGGTTATTTCATGAAACATAACCCTTTGAAACATCCAGAGCATATAAACGGCAGCAAGAATAATCCCCGATGCCGCAATAGATGCATACAGAATACGGGACTTAAACGTGCCCATCAGGATAAGAAACTCTCCTACAAAACCGTTTAATCCGGGTAATCCAATAGAGGATAGGGTAACAACCAGAAAGAAAATAGCAAAGATGGGGATCTGTTTCGTCAAACCTCCAAAATCGGCAATCATCCGTGTGTGCCTTCTCTCGTAGAGCATCCCAACTACAAGAAAAAGCGCCCCTGTACTGAGACCATGGTTAATCATTTGAGTAATACCACCCTCAATACCCTGGATATTAAAGGCAAAGATTCCGAGCATAACAAAACCTAAATGGCTTACACTAGAGTAAGCAACGAGTTTTTTCAGATCATCTTGAACCATAGAAACCAAGGCACCATAGATAATGCCAACAATAGCCATCCATGATATCACAGGAATAAAAGCATGGCTTACCTCAGGGAATAAAGGTAAACAGAACCGTATAAAACCATATGTTCCCATTTTTAAGAGAACGCCTGCCAGGATTACACTTCCTGCCGTGGGCGCCTCCACATGGGCATCCGGTAACCATGTATGAAATGGAAACATGGGAACCTTGATAGCAAAAGCAAAGGAGAAAGCTATGAATAGCCAGAATTGGACGGCGAAGGAAATATCGAGCTTATATAATTCTAATAGATTAAAGGTATATTCGCCCGTTGCCCGGTAATTTAAAAAATAAAGGGCAATGATAGCCAAGAACATAAATACACTACCTGCTGTTGTGTAAATAAAGAACTTTACCGCGGCATAAATCCTTCTAGAACCTCCCCAGATGCCGATGAGAAGATACATCGGAATCAGCATGAGCTCCCAGAATACAAAGAATAAAAATAGATCCAATGAGATAAACACACCTACCATAGCTGTCTCAAGGATCAACATAGAAATCATGTATTCCTTTACATTCTTGGTAATATACCATGAAGCAAGAATGGAAATTGGTGTAAGAAAAGTTGTCAAAAGTATCAGAAAGAGGCTAATTCCATCTACTCCAACGTGATATTTGATTCCGAAGGAAGGTATCCACCGCAGTTTCTCAACAAACTGCATTTCATAGGTACGTGCATCGAAGTTAAAGTAGAGGGGAAGGGAAATCAAAAAAACCATTATCGCAACAAGCAGTGCTGTAAATCTGATAAGCTCCCGATTCTTTGAATCAATCGAAATGATAAAAAATACTCCTATAATCGGAAGAAAAGTGATTAATGAAAGAATCGGTACGGACATCCCATCGCTCCAGAATTACAATTTTTGTAAGAAAAGAATACTATGCTACTTACCTAATGCAGTAAGTACAATAACGAAGATACAGCCAAGCACGATGTAAAAGGCATAATTGCGTACATATCCTGTTTGTAAGAAACGCAGGATATCACCAAACCGTCCGATAAGGCGAGCAACACCATTTACAGAACCATCAATTATTTGAGCATCTACACGCTTCCATAACATAACTGAAATTTTCTTAAGGGATTTCACAAAAAGGATATCATACATTTCGTCCACATAATATTTATTGAGCAGAAGTTTGTAAATAAAACGAAACTGTTCTGCTAATCTTTTGGGCAATTCAGGTCTTTTTACATACAAATGATATGCTATAAATATACCCAGGATAGCAATGGCTGTTGAAATAATCATCATAAGATAAGGATGTCCTTCACTATGATGGACACCTGCTTCTAGTCCGGAAATCTCTGTATGTCCCTGTTCTCCAAAAACCGGCGCTAAAAAGTGACTCATGATATTCGCACCGGGGATGCCTAAAAATCCTCCAAGGGAGGAAAGCCCTGCTAGAACCATTAACGGGAACGTCATACTCTTTGGAGATTCATGGAGATGTTCCATGACATGGTGGTCTGCTCTTGATTTTCCGTGAAATGTTATAAACAGTAAGCGGAACATATAAAAAGCCGTAAAGAGGGATGTTACGCTTGCTATTGACCAATAGAAGAAATTCCCACGGGTAAGCGATTCCAATACAATTTCATCCTTGCTGAAGAATCCTGCAAATGGCGGAATTCCTGCAATAGCAATAGTGCCAATCAAAAAGGTCTTATAGGTAATAGGAATATGATGCCTGAGTCCACCCATCTTTCTCATATCTTGTTCCCCAGACATGGCATGAATAACACTGCCGGAGCCAAGAAATAGCAAAGCTTTAAAAAAGGCATGCGTCATCAGATGAAAGATGCCTGCCGTAAATGCACCTACACCGCAAGCCAGAAACATATACCCAAGTTGACTAATCGTAGAATAGGCCAGCACACGCTTAATATCGTTCTGTACCAACCCTACGGATGCTGCAAAGAGCGCTGTAACTGCCCCTATACTGGCTACTATGGTCATGGTAAATGGAGATAACATATAGAGAATATTGCATCGGGCAATCATGTAAACACCGGCAGTTACCATAGTTGCTGCGTGGATTAATGCGCTGACCGGCGTGGGGCCTTCCATAGCATCCGGCAGCCATGTATACAGAGGTATTTGAGCTGACTTACCGGTTGCACCCATAAACAAAAGAAGGGTAATTATGGTTAAGGCGAAGCTACCGATTGCAAAGGTACCTTGCGATGCTGCATGAAATACCTCAGTAAAATCGATACTGCGGAAAGTGAGGAAGATGAGCATAATACCGAGGATAAATCCAAAATCACCTACTCGGTTAACAATAAAGGCCTTCTTCGCTGCATTTGATGCTGACTTCTTATTATACCAGAACCCAATAAGCAGATATGAGCATAACCCGACTGCCTCCCAGCCAATAAACATGAGAAGAAAATTGTTACCCAAAACAAGCAACAACATGGAAAAGGTAAATAAATTCAAATAGCAAAAATAGCGATGGTATCCCTTATCTTCATGCATATAGCCAATAGAATAGATGTGGATAAGGAATCCAACCCCGGTAACAATAAGGATCATGATTCCGGATAATGGATCCACCTGTAAACCTGCTGCTGCTTTGAATGAACCGGATTCAATCCAGCTAAACAATTCTTTTTCGAATAACCGTTCATGGGGAGGAAGCAAAAGGAGTCCGCAAAACACAAGTATCGAAACAAGAAATGATAAACCGATTGCCCCACAGGCAATATAGCCTACTGTTTCTTTCTTCAGCCTTTTACCAACAAGTCCGTTAATGGCTGTACCAATTAAAGGGAATAGCAAGATCAGTGCAACAAGGTTAAGCATGCTGTTACCTACCATTTCATGATGTTTATATCGTCAATATTTACCGTTTCTTTATTCCTGAATACAGCCACGATGATTGCCAAACCGACTGCAGCCTCGGCTGCCGCAACTGTCATGGTAAAAAAAACAAATAGTTGGCCCTGCATAGAATTGAGGTAATGTGCACACGCAACAAACGATATATTAACAGCATTCAGCATGAGTTCTATGCACATAAATATGATAATAGCATTCCTTCGTATTAACACACCAATGACACCTAACGTAAACAAGATCGCACTCAGTACCAGATAATGCGTTAATGTAATCATTTATAATTTCCTCTTAGCTAACATAATTGCCCCAATAGCTGCCACAAAGAGCAAAATTGAAGTTATTTCAAAGGGAAGGAGATAATCGGTGAATAACAAATTACCAATGAGTTTTGTGTTTCCGACACTAGTAACATAGGCGCTGGTATATTCACCTTGTTTTCCTTGCAGGAGTTTTGACTTTAAAATTATGCAGAGAACAGAAAAGAGTAAAATACCCATAAACAATGCAGGTATTTTTTGAAATGGTATTGCGTCTTTCAATTCCTCTTTTACATTCAAACTTAACAACATTATCACGAAGAGGAAAAGAACCATAATAGCGCCTGCATACACAATAATCTGAACTGCAGCAATAAATTGTGCTTCGAGTAATATATAGAGTGCTGCAATGCTTACGAGTGTTAGTATAAGATACAAAGCACTGTAAACAGGATTCTTCTCGAAGATAAGATACACGGCTGCGGTCACAGAGACTGCAGCCATAATATAAAATATGTATGCTTCCATAATTATTTAGATATAAGTCAGGATAGAAAAGCTTCTCAATATTTTACCTTCACTATCATGGCAGGTTAAAAACTTATTTTTCTTTTTTTCGTAAGATCTAATAATTGTTTTTTATCAAAAATATCCTTGTTTTGATATGTCGATAGTTCAAAGGTATCTCTCAATATCACAGCCCTTACCGGGCATGCCTCTTCGCAAAACCCACAAAAAATACATCGGAAGGCATCTAACTCATACACTTCCGGATATCTTCTTTGTGTTGTTTTATCTGTTGCTCCTTCAACGGTAATGCATTTCGAGGGGCAAACTTTTGCACAAAGCCCGCATGCGATGCACCTTTCCCTGCCGTCTTTTCCTATCTGTAATTCCGGCAATCCCCGAAATCTTGAAGGAAGTTTCGGTCGTTCCTCCGGATACTGTTGAGTAACAACAGCATTTGGATTAAAAAACCGCTTGATAATAAGAATGAGGCCTTTTAGTAATGGTAAAATCATAATTATCCTTTAATCACCATAACAAGGCCGGTAATAAGTATATTGAATAGCGAAAGAGGTAATAAGAATTTCCAGCCAAAATGCATAAGTTGATCGTACCTGAGCCTTGGATACGTTGACCTTATCCAGATAAAGAAGAACAAACAACCTGATAGCTTCAACATAAACCATACAACCGGCGGTAAAAACGGCCCCTGCCATCCGCCAAGGAAAAAAGTCACTGCAATGGCAGACACAGTGATCATATTGGCATATTCAGCCATAAAAAACATAGCAAATTTCATACTGCTGTACTCTGTATGATAACCTGCCACAAGTTCTGATTCCGCCTCCGGAAGATCAAATGGGGTACGATTTACCTCTGCAAAAGCGCTCGTAACATAAATAAAAAACCCTATGGGCTGTAATATGATATTCCATATTTTTGCCTGAGCATTCACAATATCCACAAGGCTTAATGAACCTGTTAACATAACAACTCCAATAAGAGATAAGCCGAGTGTCAACTCATAACTAATCATCTGGGCTGAAGACCGTATTCCACCCAGTAATGAATATTTATTGTTCGATGCCCAACCAGCCATAACAACACCATAAACTCCCAGGGAAGAGACAGCAAAGATATAAAGAAATCCAACGTTGATGTCGGTGATGACAAGGTCTATGCTATATCCAAAAATTTTTATTTTATCCCCAAAAGGAATGACTGCAAAGGTGATTAAGGCGGGAACCAGAGTCATAATAGGCGCTAGCACAAAAAGAAATTTATTCGCTCTCTCTGGAATAATATCCTCTTTAAAGAGAAGTTTTATACCATCAGCAATTGGCTGTAATAATCCATGCGGCCCAACACGCATCGGCCCAAGACGGACCTGCATATGCGCCATAATCTTCCTCTCAAACCAGATCATGGAGATAACCATAAACTGGATCATGCCAAATACAATAAAGATCTTAATACAGGTAATGGTAAGATAAATAAGGAGCTCTTTATTCATTATAATCAGGGGCCTCTTCACGATGCATTCTTTGACCACAGCATTCTAATATACCTGTTGTCTCTTCAATAACCTTTATCTTCTGTTTACATACGTTGCATACAAAAGTTACTCCGTTTGCCGGTTTATGATGCGCTGCTGTCCAGGTTGCCATCATTCCTTTGACCCCTACAAGATTCATTTCTTTACCACAACATAC is a window from the Candidatus Jettenia sp. genome containing:
- a CDS encoding DUF309 domain-containing protein translates to MKYSIRQPQPFDPACVRYCPQRSFPAYRHIPGITPHPFYDPRGHSYGLQEDTRINIQLPETWRKAEDYLYGVDLYNFSYWWEAGEVWEGLWKRAEGDCKLFLQGLIQISISVLKHHLQKLPGLRHLSTTGRDKLRQVLKSISDPKGMYMGINLHEFLICLDTFFSPFFSSTVSEQTYSQSTVKPLICLCF
- a CDS encoding NADH-quinone oxidoreductase subunit N, producing MANVSIMTFNILSILPILTLAGFGMIVLIVDILSSRKLGEKNLLAYLSLMGIIVAAILARNSTGTTLFSFNESFVIDNYSLFFNFIFLLSTGLVILISHSYIKREEINHGEYYALILFSTIGMMLMASGADLLNIYIGLEVMSISIYILTGFKRSKLISNEASLKYFLLGAFATGFLLYGISLVYGSTGAINLKQIAGFIADKGSISNPLLLMGMALIIIGLGFKVASVPFHAWVPDVYEGAPTTITAFMSVGPKAAAFAAFLRILMTAFGSTHYEWQKIIYVLALLTMTVGNVVAIAQTNLKRMLAYSSIAHAGYLLIALVAANDMGVSSVLFYILAYTFMNIGALAVVIIVSQKGDEFLQIHDFAGLGFKHPGLAVAMSLFMLSMAGIPPTAGFVGKFYIFSAAIKSGYIGLAVIGVINSVISVFYYLRIMVIMYMKEPTRDFNPLTLSPLIVVAIVLSVIGTLHLGIFPSKIMEIAQQSILILK
- a CDS encoding NADH-quinone oxidoreductase subunit M, with amino-acid sequence MSVPILSLITFLPIIGVFFIISIDSKNRELIRFTALLVAIMVFLISLPLYFNFDARTYEMQFVEKLRWIPSFGIKYHVGVDGISLFLILLTTFLTPISILASWYITKNVKEYMISMLILETAMVGVFISLDLFLFFVFWELMLIPMYLLIGIWGGSRRIYAAVKFFIYTTAGSVFMFLAIIALYFLNYRATGEYTFNLLELYKLDISFAVQFWLFIAFSFAFAIKVPMFPFHTWLPDAHVEAPTAGSVILAGVLLKMGTYGFIRFCLPLFPEVSHAFIPVISWMAIVGIIYGALVSMVQDDLKKLVAYSSVSHLGFVMLGIFAFNIQGIEGGITQMINHGLSTGALFLVVGMLYERRHTRMIADFGGLTKQIPIFAIFFLVVTLSSIGLPGLNGFVGEFLILMGTFKSRILYASIAASGIILAAVYMLWMFQRVMFHEITHEENKTLKDMNKREFAILLPIVFLIFWIGIYPNSFLRKMDASVNHLLKQVGEKANVVSNTQRQKRVEQLQQNIVPKIDIISETKTEW
- the nuoL gene encoding NADH-quinone oxidoreductase subunit L; the protein is MLNLVALILLFPLIGTAINGLVGKRLKKETVGYIACGAIGLSFLVSILVFCGLLLLPPHERLFEKELFSWIESGSFKAAAGLQVDPLSGIMILIVTGVGFLIHIYSIGYMHEDKGYHRYFCYLNLFTFSMLLLVLGNNFLLMFIGWEAVGLCSYLLIGFWYNKKSASNAAKKAFIVNRVGDFGFILGIMLIFLTFRSIDFTEVFHAASQGTFAIGSFALTIITLLLFMGATGKSAQIPLYTWLPDAMEGPTPVSALIHAATMVTAGVYMIARCNILYMLSPFTMTIVASIGAVTALFAASVGLVQNDIKRVLAYSTISQLGYMFLACGVGAFTAGIFHLMTHAFFKALLFLGSGSVIHAMSGEQDMRKMGGLRHHIPITYKTFLIGTIAIAGIPPFAGFFSKDEIVLESLTRGNFFYWSIASVTSLFTAFYMFRLLFITFHGKSRADHHVMEHLHESPKSMTFPLMVLAGLSSLGGFLGIPGANIMSHFLAPVFGEQGHTEISGLEAGVHHSEGHPYLMMIISTAIAILGIFIAYHLYVKRPELPKRLAEQFRFIYKLLLNKYYVDEMYDILFVKSLKKISVMLWKRVDAQIIDGSVNGVARLIGRFGDILRFLQTGYVRNYAFYIVLGCIFVIVLTALGK
- the nuoK gene encoding NADH-quinone oxidoreductase subunit NuoK, whose protein sequence is MITLTHYLVLSAILFTLGVIGVLIRRNAIIIFMCIELMLNAVNISFVACAHYLNSMQGQLFVFFTMTVAAAEAAVGLAIIVAVFRNKETVNIDDINIMKW
- a CDS encoding NADH-quinone oxidoreductase subunit J, translated to MAAVSVTAAVYLIFEKNPVYSALYLILTLVSIAALYILLEAQFIAAVQIIVYAGAIMVLFLFVIMLLSLNVKEELKDAIPFQKIPALFMGILLFSVLCIILKSKLLQGKQGEYTSAYVTSVGNTKLIGNLLFTDYLLPFEITSILLFVAAIGAIMLAKRKL
- a CDS encoding NADH-quinone oxidoreductase subunit I, with the protein product MILPLLKGLILIIKRFFNPNAVVTQQYPEERPKLPSRFRGLPELQIGKDGRERCIACGLCAKVCPSKCITVEGATDKTTQRRYPEVYELDAFRCIFCGFCEEACPVRAVILRDTFELSTYQNKDIFDKKQLLDLTKKRKISF
- the nuoH gene encoding NADH-quinone oxidoreductase subunit NuoH, translating into MNKELLIYLTITCIKIFIVFGMIQFMVISMIWFERKIMAHMQVRLGPMRVGPHGLLQPIADGIKLLFKEDIIPERANKFLFVLAPIMTLVPALITFAVIPFGDKIKIFGYSIDLVITDINVGFLYIFAVSSLGVYGVVMAGWASNNKYSLLGGIRSSAQMISYELTLGLSLIGVVMLTGSLSLVDIVNAQAKIWNIILQPIGFFIYVTSAFAEVNRTPFDLPEAESELVAGYHTEYSSMKFAMFFMAEYANMITVSAIAVTFFLGGWQGPFLPPVVWFMLKLSGCLFFFIWIRSTYPRLRYDQLMHFGWKFLLPLSLFNILITGLVMVIKG